Proteins from one Fusobacterium periodonticum 1_1_41FAA genomic window:
- a CDS encoding NCS2 family permease, whose translation MEFLDSYFKISERKSTISHEVMGGITTFLAMAYIIIVNPSVLSLSGMDKGALITVTCLASFIGTIIAGVWANSPIALAPGMGLNAFFTYTLTLERQVPWQTALGIVFLSGCFFLILSIGGIREKIASSIPVSLRLAVGGGIGLFIAFIGLKGMGIVVANQATFVGIGEFTKTTCVSIIGLLIIIVMEVKKKKGGILIGIIITTILGIVIGDVAIPSKILSLPPSPAPILFKLDIMSAFKLSLIGPIFSFMFVDLFDSLGTLMSCSKEMGLIDDSGEVKNLGRMLYTDAGSTIIGATMGTSTVTAYVESAAGIMLGARTGLAATVTALGFLLSLFFTPLISIVPGYATAPALIVVGIFMFRQVSNLEFGDLKILFPAFITIFTMPLTYSISTGLALGFLSYILVHLLTFDFKKLNITLFFIGAICLLHLLV comes from the coding sequence ATGGAATTTTTGGATAGTTACTTTAAAATTAGCGAAAGAAAAAGTACTATTTCACACGAAGTTATGGGGGGAATTACAACATTTTTAGCAATGGCTTATATAATAATTGTAAATCCGTCTGTATTATCACTTTCAGGAATGGATAAAGGAGCTTTAATAACAGTAACTTGTTTAGCATCTTTTATTGGAACAATCATAGCAGGAGTATGGGCAAATTCACCTATAGCTTTAGCACCAGGTATGGGGCTTAATGCTTTCTTTACTTATACTTTAACTTTAGAAAGACAAGTTCCTTGGCAAACAGCATTAGGTATAGTATTTTTATCAGGATGTTTCTTCTTAATTCTATCAATAGGAGGAATAAGAGAAAAAATTGCAAGTTCAATACCAGTGTCACTAAGACTAGCAGTTGGTGGAGGAATAGGATTATTCATAGCTTTTATAGGTTTAAAAGGTATGGGAATAGTTGTTGCTAACCAAGCTACTTTTGTTGGAATTGGAGAATTTACAAAGACAACATGTGTTTCTATTATTGGACTTTTAATTATAATTGTAATGGAAGTTAAAAAGAAAAAAGGTGGAATACTTATAGGAATTATTATAACAACAATATTGGGAATTGTAATTGGAGATGTAGCAATACCATCAAAGATACTTTCTTTACCACCAAGTCCAGCACCTATCTTATTTAAGTTAGATATTATGTCTGCATTTAAATTATCATTGATAGGACCTATATTTTCATTTATGTTTGTTGACTTATTTGACTCATTAGGAACTCTTATGAGTTGTTCTAAAGAAATGGGACTTATAGATGATAGTGGAGAAGTAAAAAATCTTGGAAGAATGCTTTATACAGATGCAGGATCAACAATAATAGGTGCTACTATGGGAACATCAACAGTAACTGCTTATGTTGAATCAGCAGCAGGTATTATGTTAGGAGCTAGAACAGGACTAGCAGCAACAGTAACTGCACTAGGATTTTTATTATCACTATTCTTTACACCACTTATCAGTATAGTACCTGGATATGCAACAGCACCAGCTTTAATTGTTGTAGGTATATTTATGTTTAGACAAGTTTCAAACTTAGAATTTGGTGATTTAAAGATTTTATTCCCTGCATTTATAACAATTTTTACTATGCCATTAACATATAGTATAAGTACAGGGCTTGCACTAGGATTTTTATCTTATATACTAGTTCATTTGTTGACTTTTGACTTTAAAAAACTGAATATAACATTATTCTTTATTGGTGCAATTTGCTTACTTCACTTACTTGTTTAA
- a CDS encoding HU family DNA-binding protein — protein sequence MTKKEFVDAFAKKAELKLKDSERLVAAFLETVEEALLKGEGVRFIGFGSWEVKERAAREVTNPQTKKKIKVDAKKVVKFKVGKPLADKVAEQKVAKKSTKKK from the coding sequence ATGACAAAAAAAGAATTTGTGGATGCATTTGCGAAAAAGGCAGAACTAAAATTAAAAGACTCTGAAAGATTAGTAGCTGCTTTCTTAGAAACTGTAGAAGAAGCTTTACTAAAAGGTGAAGGAGTTAGATTTATAGGATTTGGTTCTTGGGAAGTAAAAGAAAGAGCTGCAAGAGAAGTAACTAACCCTCAAACTAAGAAAAAAATCAAAGTTGATGCAAAGAAAGTTGTTAAATTCAAAGTTGGAAAACCATTAGCTGATAAAGTTGCTGAACAAAAAGTTGCTAAAAAATCTACAAAGAAAAAATAA
- the bioB gene encoding biotin synthase BioB, whose amino-acid sequence MLKEKNSAGGGKFKFFNLSKEKDNELAESVNVKEFISYLKDKIINEKYEITREEAIFLSRIPNNDMETLNLLFDAADQIREAFCGKYFDLCTIINAKSGKCSENCKYCAQSSHFKTGAETYGLVSKELALCEAQKNETEGAHRFSLVTSGRGLKGNEKELDKLVEIYKYIGENTNKLELCASHGICTKEALQKLVDAGVLTYHHNLESSRRFYPNVCTSHTYDDRINTIKNAKAVGLDVCSGGIFGLGETIEDRIDMALDLRELEICSVPINVLTPIPGTPFENNEAVEPLEILKTISIYRFIMPETYLRYGGGRIKLGDYVKTGLRCGINSALTGNFLTTTGTTIEKDKKMIEELGYEL is encoded by the coding sequence ATGTTAAAAGAAAAAAATTCAGCTGGAGGGGGAAAGTTCAAATTCTTTAATTTATCAAAGGAAAAAGATAATGAGCTGGCTGAATCAGTTAATGTCAAAGAATTTATTTCATATTTAAAGGATAAAATAATAAATGAAAAATATGAAATAACACGTGAAGAAGCAATTTTTTTATCAAGAATTCCAAATAATGATATGGAAACTTTAAATTTACTTTTTGATGCTGCTGATCAGATAAGAGAAGCATTTTGTGGGAAATATTTTGATTTATGCACCATCATAAATGCAAAATCAGGGAAATGCTCAGAAAATTGTAAATACTGTGCCCAGTCATCTCACTTTAAAACAGGAGCTGAGACTTATGGTCTTGTCTCAAAAGAATTAGCTCTTTGTGAAGCTCAGAAAAATGAAACAGAAGGTGCTCACAGATTTTCACTAGTTACAAGTGGTAGAGGACTAAAAGGAAATGAAAAAGAATTAGATAAATTAGTTGAAATTTATAAATATATAGGAGAAAATACCAATAAATTAGAACTTTGTGCTTCTCATGGAATTTGTACAAAAGAAGCTTTACAAAAACTAGTTGATGCTGGTGTTTTAACATATCATCATAATCTAGAATCATCAAGAAGATTCTATCCAAATGTATGTACTTCTCATACTTATGACGATAGAATTAATACTATAAAGAATGCAAAAGCTGTTGGACTTGATGTTTGTAGTGGTGGAATATTTGGTTTAGGAGAAACTATTGAAGATAGAATAGATATGGCATTGGACTTAAGAGAGTTAGAAATATGTTCAGTTCCAATAAATGTTTTAACTCCAATTCCTGGAACTCCATTTGAAAATAATGAAGCTGTTGAGCCTTTAGAAATATTAAAGACTATATCTATTTATCGTTTCATTATGCCTGAAACATATTTAAGATATGGTGGAGGAAGAATTAAATTAGGAGATTATGTAAAAACAGGTTTAAGATGTGGAATAAACTCTGCTTTAACAGGAAATTTCTTAACTACTACAGGAACAACAATTGAAAAAGATAAAAAGATGATAGAGGAGCTAGGTTATGAACTTTAA
- the bioD gene encoding dethiobiotin synthase yields the protein MNFKDFFVIGTDTDVGKTYVSTLLYKALRKHNFQYYKPIQSGCFLRDNKLTAPDVDFLTKFVDIPYDDSMVTYTLKEEVSPHLASEMEGTVIEIENVKKHFEDLKKKYSNIIVEGAGGLYVPLIRDKFYIYDLIKMWNLPVVLVCGTRVGAINHTMLTLNALNTMGIKLEGLVFNNYKGQFFEDDNIKVILELSKVKNYLIIKNGQKEISDEEIETFFN from the coding sequence ATGAACTTTAAAGATTTCTTTGTTATAGGAACAGATACTGATGTAGGTAAGACCTATGTTAGTACTTTACTATATAAGGCTTTAAGAAAACATAATTTTCAATATTATAAACCTATTCAAAGTGGCTGTTTTTTAAGAGATAATAAACTAACAGCACCTGATGTAGATTTTTTAACAAAATTTGTGGATATTCCTTATGATGACAGTATGGTAACTTATACTTTAAAAGAAGAAGTTTCACCTCATTTAGCTTCTGAGATGGAAGGGACTGTCATAGAGATAGAAAATGTCAAAAAACATTTTGAAGATTTAAAAAAGAAATATTCTAATATTATAGTTGAAGGGGCAGGAGGATTATATGTTCCTCTTATCAGAGATAAATTCTATATTTATGATTTAATAAAAATGTGGAATTTACCTGTTGTATTAGTATGTGGAACAAGAGTAGGAGCTATAAACCATACTATGCTAACTTTAAATGCACTTAATACTATGGGAATAAAATTAGAAGGCTTAGTTTTTAATAATTACAAAGGACAATTTTTTGAAGATGATAATATAAAAGTTATTTTAGAATTATCAAAAGTCAAAAATTATTTAATTATAAAGAATGGACAAAAAGAAATTTCTGATGAAGAAATAGAGACTTTCTTTAATTAA
- the bioA gene encoding adenosylmethionine--8-amino-7-oxononanoate transaminase, whose product MINNLSELQKKDLKYVFHPCTQMKDFEKNPPLVIKKGEGLYLIDENGNRYMDCISSWWVNLFGHCNERINKVISEQVNTLEHIIFANFAHEPAAELCEELTKVLPKGLNKFLFSDNGSSCIEMALKLSFQYHLQTGNPQKTKFLSLENAYHGETIGALGVGDVDIFTETYRPLIKEGRKVRVPYVNSKLSNEEFTKLEDECIKELEEIIEKNHNELACMIVEPMVQGAAGIKIYSARFLKAVRDLTKKYNIHLIDDEIAMGFGRTGKMFACEHAGIEPDMMCIAKGLSSGYYPIAMLCITTDIFNAFYADYKEGKSFLHSHTYSGNPLGCRIALEVLRIFKEDNVLNTINEKGKYLKEKMNEIFKGKSYIEDIRNIGLIGAIELKDNLLPDVRVGKEIYNLALKKGVFVRPIGNSVYFMPPYVITYEEIDKMLEICKEAIEELCL is encoded by the coding sequence ATGATTAATAATTTAAGTGAATTACAAAAGAAAGATTTAAAATATGTTTTTCACCCTTGTACACAAATGAAAGATTTTGAAAAAAATCCACCTTTAGTTATAAAAAAAGGTGAAGGACTTTATTTAATAGATGAAAATGGAAATAGATATATGGACTGTATTTCTAGTTGGTGGGTAAACTTATTTGGACATTGTAATGAAAGAATAAATAAAGTTATCTCAGAACAAGTAAATACTTTAGAGCATATAATCTTTGCAAACTTTGCTCATGAGCCTGCTGCTGAACTATGTGAGGAACTTACTAAGGTTTTACCTAAAGGGCTTAATAAGTTTTTATTCTCAGATAATGGATCTTCTTGTATTGAAATGGCTTTGAAATTAAGCTTCCAATATCATTTACAAACAGGAAATCCACAAAAAACTAAATTCTTATCTTTAGAAAATGCTTACCATGGAGAAACAATAGGGGCTTTAGGAGTGGGAGATGTTGATATTTTCACTGAAACATATAGACCACTTATAAAAGAAGGAAGAAAAGTTAGAGTTCCTTATGTCAACTCAAAATTATCTAATGAAGAATTTACAAAATTAGAAGATGAATGTATTAAAGAATTAGAAGAAATAATTGAAAAAAATCATAATGAATTAGCCTGTATGATAGTTGAGCCTATGGTACAAGGGGCAGCAGGAATAAAAATATACTCTGCTAGATTTTTAAAAGCTGTAAGAGATTTAACTAAAAAATATAATATACATTTAATAGATGATGAAATCGCTATGGGTTTTGGTAGAACAGGAAAGATGTTTGCCTGCGAACATGCAGGTATAGAACCTGATATGATGTGTATAGCCAAGGGACTTTCATCAGGTTATTATCCTATAGCTATGCTTTGTATAACTACAGATATATTTAATGCTTTCTATGCTGACTATAAGGAAGGAAAATCTTTCTTACACTCTCATACATATTCTGGTAACCCTTTAGGTTGTAGAATAGCTTTAGAAGTATTGAGAATCTTTAAAGAAGATAATGTTTTAAATACTATAAATGAAAAAGGTAAGTACTTAAAAGAAAAAATGAATGAAATTTTTAAGGGGAAATCATATATAGAAGATATAAGAAATATAGGACTTATAGGAGCTATAGAATTAAAAGATAATCTCCTTCCTGATGTGAGAGTAGGAAAAGAAATCTATAACTTAGCATTGAAAAAAGGAGTTTTTGTTAGACCTATAGGAAATAGTGTTTATTTCATGCCTCCTTATGTGATAACTTATGAAGAAATTGATAAAATGCTAGAAATTTGTAAAGAAGCTATAGAAGAATTATGCCTATAG
- the sppA gene encoding signal peptide peptidase SppA yields MVILYALLQAVIISIVIIIAICIFILLVKRKFKNKDIISLKGVKTVVFNIGDLVEDYMVSAVSINKALSHDIVLKALENLVDDKKIEKIIIDVDEIDLSRVHIEEIKEIFKKLSADKEIIAIGTTFDEYSYQIALLANKIYMLNTKQSCLYFRGYEYKEPYFKNILATLGVTVNTLHIGDYKVAGESFSHDKMTEEKKESLVNIKETLFQNFINLVKEKRKVDITNEILSGDLIFANSEKAKELGLIDGLSTYEEIGVDYDEDTVDFVEYISAYKRKKNKSKNTIAVINLEGEIDIRESRESVINYDNVVEKLEVLEDIKNLKGLVLRINSPGGSALESEKIYQKLKKLEIPIYISMGDLCASGGYYIATVGKKLFATSVTLTGSIGVVILYPEFTEIINKLKVNMEGFSKGKGFDIFDVFSKLSEESKEKIIYSMNEVYSEFKEHVMQARNISEEDLEKIAGGRVWLGSQAKENGLVDELGTLNDCIDSLAKDLELKDFKLVYIRGRQSIAEIVSAMKPQFIESDIVEKMEMLKSYSNKILYYDESLENL; encoded by the coding sequence ATGGTTATTTTATACGCACTACTACAAGCAGTAATTATTTCAATAGTTATTATAATTGCTATTTGTATTTTCATTTTATTAGTTAAAAGAAAATTTAAAAATAAAGATATTATTTCATTAAAAGGAGTTAAAACAGTAGTTTTTAATATAGGGGATCTTGTTGAAGACTATATGGTATCAGCTGTATCTATAAATAAAGCTTTATCACATGACATAGTTTTAAAAGCTTTAGAGAACTTAGTTGATGATAAAAAAATAGAAAAAATAATAATAGATGTTGATGAGATAGATTTATCAAGAGTTCACATTGAAGAGATAAAAGAAATTTTTAAAAAATTATCAGCTGATAAAGAAATCATTGCAATAGGTACAACTTTTGATGAGTATTCTTACCAAATAGCCTTACTAGCAAATAAAATCTATATGTTAAACACTAAACAATCTTGTTTATATTTTCGTGGTTATGAATATAAGGAGCCTTATTTTAAAAATATTTTAGCTACTTTAGGAGTTACAGTAAATACTTTACATATAGGTGATTATAAGGTTGCTGGAGAAAGTTTTAGCCACGATAAGATGACTGAAGAAAAGAAAGAATCTTTAGTGAATATTAAAGAAACTTTATTTCAAAACTTCATAAACTTAGTTAAAGAAAAAAGAAAGGTTGATATAACAAATGAAATTCTTTCAGGAGATTTGATTTTTGCTAATTCAGAAAAAGCTAAAGAGTTAGGTTTAATTGATGGACTATCTACCTATGAAGAAATAGGTGTGGACTATGATGAGGACACAGTTGACTTTGTAGAATATATTTCAGCCTATAAAAGAAAGAAAAATAAAAGCAAGAATACAATAGCAGTAATTAATCTTGAAGGGGAAATAGACATAAGAGAAAGCAGAGAATCTGTGATTAATTATGATAATGTTGTTGAAAAATTAGAGGTATTGGAAGATATTAAAAATTTAAAAGGACTTGTTTTAAGAATTAATTCTCCAGGTGGAAGTGCTTTAGAAAGTGAAAAAATATATCAGAAGTTAAAGAAATTAGAAATTCCTATTTATATTTCTATGGGAGATTTGTGTGCGAGTGGAGGATACTATATTGCAACTGTTGGAAAAAAACTCTTTGCTACTTCTGTAACATTAACAGGTTCAATAGGAGTAGTTATTCTATATCCTGAATTCACCGAAATAATTAATAAATTAAAAGTAAATATGGAAGGTTTTTCAAAAGGAAAAGGTTTTGATATCTTTGATGTATTTTCAAAGTTAAGTGAAGAATCAAAAGAAAAAATTATATATAGTATGAATGAGGTATATAGTGAATTTAAAGAACATGTTATGCAAGCAAGAAATATAAGTGAGGAAGATTTAGAAAAAATTGCAGGTGGTCGTGTATGGTTAGGAAGCCAAGCAAAAGAAAATGGGCTTGTAGATGAACTAGGGACTTTAAATGACTGTATAGATAGTTTAGCAAAAGATTTAGAATTAAAAGATTTTAAATTGGTTTACATAAGAGGAAGACAATCTATAGCAGAAATTGTGTCGGCAATGAAACCTCAATTCATTGAATCAGATATAGTTGAGAAAATGGAAATGCTTAAAAGCTATTCAAATAAAATTCTATATTATGATGAAAGTTTAGAAAATTTATAG
- a CDS encoding coiled-coil domain-containing protein, protein MFGIVFFKVIKYNKLDNKEKRNFYINLLPILGVIGTFLGICLGLANFDSTEIESSVPQLLQGLKTAFWTSFIGSSWAVFLNMRYSSKDKEEADDEEEEISLLKLQINELQKLNNNFYILFEENKKEKETLHQINKEILEGIKANNIMKEQLSQMEELKDIKQELVLMNQKEDNKTELLNKVLDSLNSSETVLGDISSFKEILNSIFEKENDKDEYMNKILDNMDNSKHILENILSFKEILNLRFEKEASKDEQLKMILEKFEKIEETSNLQVEILKKIEDETFLLDDIHNDLENLNEKANSQISQLESLEKLNVLDELNNNIDSQLEEISVVNANILTKLDSLNVLEEIKNNINSQLEKISVINTNMFAKLDNLEKYDSNIFANSSKSIDFISSIYGEIEEYKNRFNSFIDNSTRENSELVMAFKEFSNYMLEENSKVFIEALNKTIRDFNINLVETFGSNFKQLNEAVSKLLDWQEHYKDTIELTTENQKIIFDSFRNIETELDNFNQKAKGVNTIVSELALSTKEALEQNYRLNDSLEVLAQLDSQVKELLPNFMKINSNLDDNLKTFNEETNKITKELKEFTDNLSSSLDKSKNQVSKLLEDTIKNFSSIIEKSEENNKEIVRSTSEKIKSLNEDLDKHIREKITKIDKILKEKIQETDDSLKDNLNDIIKMLGNISEKFAEDYEPLANKLREIVQLPNLIENDKKVK, encoded by the coding sequence ATGTTTGGGATAGTATTTTTTAAAGTTATAAAATACAATAAATTAGATAATAAGGAAAAAAGAAATTTTTATATAAATTTATTACCTATATTAGGGGTTATTGGAACATTTTTAGGAATATGTTTAGGGCTTGCTAATTTTGATTCTACTGAAATTGAAAGTAGCGTTCCTCAATTATTACAAGGTTTAAAGACAGCCTTTTGGACTTCATTTATAGGAAGTTCTTGGGCCGTATTTTTGAATATGAGATATTCTTCAAAAGATAAGGAAGAAGCTGATGATGAGGAAGAAGAAATTTCTCTATTAAAGTTACAAATTAATGAGTTACAAAAGCTAAATAATAACTTTTATATTTTATTTGAAGAAAATAAAAAGGAAAAAGAGACTCTTCATCAAATAAATAAAGAAATATTAGAAGGTATAAAAGCTAATAATATTATGAAAGAGCAGCTATCGCAAATGGAAGAGTTAAAAGATATTAAACAAGAATTAGTTTTAATGAATCAAAAAGAAGATAATAAAACTGAGCTTTTAAATAAAGTTTTGGATAGTTTAAATAGCTCAGAAACAGTTTTAGGAGATATAAGTTCTTTTAAAGAAATATTAAATTCAATATTTGAAAAAGAAAATGATAAAGATGAATACATGAATAAAATATTAGATAATATGGATAATTCTAAACATATTTTAGAAAATATACTTTCTTTTAAAGAGATATTGAACTTAAGATTTGAAAAAGAAGCAAGTAAGGATGAACAACTAAAAATGATTTTAGAGAAATTTGAAAAAATAGAAGAAACTTCTAACTTACAAGTTGAAATATTGAAAAAAATAGAAGATGAGACTTTCTTATTAGACGATATACATAATGACTTAGAAAATTTAAATGAGAAAGCAAATAGTCAAATAAGTCAATTAGAAAGTTTGGAAAAATTAAATGTTTTAGATGAGTTAAATAATAATATTGATAGTCAATTAGAAGAGATTTCGGTAGTCAATGCTAATATTTTAACAAAATTAGATAGTTTAAATGTTTTAGAAGAAATTAAAAATAATATCAATTCTCAACTAGAAAAAATTTCTGTAATAAATACTAATATGTTTGCAAAATTAGATAATTTAGAAAAATATGACTCCAATATATTTGCTAATTCTTCAAAATCTATTGACTTTATTTCTTCAATATATGGAGAAATAGAAGAATATAAAAATAGATTTAATAGCTTTATAGATAATTCAACAAGAGAAAATTCAGAATTAGTAATGGCATTTAAAGAATTTTCTAATTATATGCTTGAAGAAAATAGTAAGGTATTTATTGAAGCATTAAATAAAACTATAAGAGATTTTAATATTAATTTAGTAGAAACTTTCGGTTCTAATTTTAAGCAACTAAATGAAGCAGTTTCAAAACTATTAGATTGGCAAGAACATTATAAAGACACTATTGAATTAACAACAGAAAATCAAAAAATTATATTTGATAGTTTTAGAAATATTGAAACAGAGTTAGATAATTTTAATCAAAAAGCTAAAGGAGTAAATACTATAGTTTCAGAATTAGCATTATCAACAAAAGAAGCTTTAGAACAAAATTATAGATTAAATGACAGTTTAGAAGTTCTTGCTCAGTTAGATAGTCAAGTAAAAGAATTGTTACCTAATTTTATGAAGATTAATTCTAATCTTGATGATAATTTAAAAACTTTTAACGAGGAAACCAATAAGATAACTAAGGAATTGAAAGAATTTACAGATAATTTAAGCTCAAGTCTTGATAAATCTAAAAATCAAGTTAGTAAATTGTTGGAAGATACAATAAAAAATTTCTCTTCAATAATAGAAAAAAGTGAGGAAAATAACAAGGAAATTGTAAGAAGTACATCAGAAAAAATAAAATCCTTAAATGAAGATTTGGATAAACATATAAGAGAAAAAATAACTAAAATTGATAAAATTCTAAAAGAAAAAATTCAAGAAACTGATGATTCTTTAAAAGATAATTTGAACGATATAATTAAAATGCTAGGAAATATATCAGAGAAATTTGCTGAGGATTATGAACCTTTAGCTAATAAATTGAGAGAAATTGTGCAATTACCTAATTTAATTGAAAATGATAAGAAGGTGAAATAA
- a CDS encoding OmpA family protein — MKKKHYEDHFSPRVADLMSALTMIFLFISVTYMLQVNKQKEHIEVIAKDFRNTKQSIYKDLNKEFEEDLKRWNAYIDKDTLSITFKEPDVFFDVGSSEINSNFKLILKDFFPRYIEMLYKNYRDEIEEIRIEGHTSSEWNKDDDDLQAYFKNMSLSQARSKSVLEYCMLLDSMEEYRDFLIEKATANGLSYSHRIIENGKENYNKSRRVEFKIKTTAEAHIDQIIEAGGLNE, encoded by the coding sequence ATGAAAAAAAAGCACTATGAAGATCATTTTTCACCAAGAGTAGCTGACTTAATGTCAGCTTTAACTATGATATTTCTTTTTATTTCAGTTACCTACATGTTACAAGTAAATAAGCAAAAAGAGCATATTGAAGTAATAGCTAAAGATTTTAGAAATACAAAACAATCTATTTATAAAGATTTAAATAAGGAATTTGAAGAGGATTTAAAAAGATGGAATGCCTATATAGACAAGGATACACTATCTATAACATTTAAAGAACCAGATGTATTTTTTGATGTTGGGAGTAGCGAAATTAATAGTAATTTTAAGCTGATATTAAAAGACTTTTTTCCTAGATATATAGAGATGCTCTATAAAAATTATAGAGATGAAATTGAGGAAATAAGAATAGAAGGTCATACCAGTAGCGAGTGGAATAAAGATGATGATGACTTACAAGCATATTTTAAAAATATGTCTTTATCACAAGCAAGATCAAAAAGTGTTTTAGAATATTGTATGTTATTAGACTCAATGGAGGAATATAGAGATTTTCTTATTGAGAAAGCAACTGCTAATGGTTTATCATATAGTCATAGGATAATAGAAAATGGGAAAGAAAATTATAATAAGTCAAGAAGAGTTGAATTTAAAATAAAAACAACTGCTGAAGCACATATAGACCAAATAATAGAAGCAGGAGGCCTAAATGAATAA
- a CDS encoding DUF4846 domain-containing protein, with amino-acid sequence MKNRIYKILVVFLLFSLQSFLYAEMKYLNKKGMTVETRYSVPNGYKRVSVEKGSFAEFLRNQKLKPYGEKALYHNGKEKSSRGIYDSVFDVEIGNQDLHQCADAIMLLRAEYFYSKKEYNKINFHFTSGFEAKYSKWIEGYRINVQGKGSYVKKANPSNTYKDFKSYMNMVFAYCGTLSLEKEMKLQSLDKMKIGDAFIKGGSPGHVVLIVDMAENDKGEKIFMLAQSYMPAQQTQILINPSDRNLGVWYSLKGKDVLITPEWDFSLNQLRTF; translated from the coding sequence ATGAAAAATAGAATATATAAGATTTTAGTAGTTTTTCTACTTTTTAGTTTACAAAGTTTTTTGTATGCAGAAATGAAGTATTTAAATAAAAAAGGAATGACAGTAGAAACGAGATATTCTGTCCCCAATGGATATAAAAGAGTAAGTGTTGAAAAGGGAAGTTTTGCTGAATTTTTAAGAAATCAAAAATTAAAGCCTTATGGAGAAAAAGCTTTATATCACAATGGGAAAGAAAAATCAAGTAGAGGAATCTATGATAGTGTATTTGATGTAGAAATAGGAAATCAAGATTTACATCAATGTGCAGATGCTATTATGTTACTTAGAGCTGAATATTTTTATTCAAAAAAAGAATATAATAAGATAAATTTTCATTTTACTTCAGGTTTTGAGGCTAAGTATTCAAAATGGATAGAAGGTTATAGAATAAATGTTCAAGGAAAAGGTTCTTATGTTAAGAAAGCTAACCCTTCAAATACTTATAAAGATTTCAAATCTTATATGAATATGGTATTTGCATATTGTGGAACTCTTTCATTGGAAAAAGAAATGAAATTACAAAGTTTAGATAAAATGAAAATAGGTGATGCTTTCATTAAAGGTGGAAGTCCAGGACATGTTGTTCTTATCGTAGATATGGCAGAAAATGATAAGGGAGAAAAAATATTTATGTTAGCACAGTCTTATATGCCTGCACAACAAACACAAATATTAATAAATCCTAGTGATAGAAACTTAGGTGTGTGGTATTCATTAAAAGGAAAAGATGTACTTATCACACCTGAATGGGACTTTTCTTTAAATCAATTAAGAACTTTTTAA
- the crcB gene encoding fluoride efflux transporter CrcB, whose amino-acid sequence MFKFLYVGLGGALGAILRYSFSFLPIASNKTIFINIIGAIVIGFVSFFSKNIKVLDHRLVLFLTTGLCGGFTTFSTFSLETVQLIEKNEYFLALLYSLGTVSLSLIGIYIGYYLAKLF is encoded by the coding sequence ATGTTTAAATTTTTATATGTTGGTTTAGGAGGAGCTTTGGGAGCTATATTGAGATACAGTTTTTCCTTTCTTCCTATAGCTTCTAACAAAACAATTTTTATAAATATAATAGGAGCGATAGTAATTGGCTTTGTATCATTTTTTAGTAAAAATATAAAAGTTTTAGATCATAGATTAGTCCTATTTTTAACAACAGGACTTTGTGGAGGATTTACAACATTTTCAACTTTTTCACTAGAAACAGTACAGCTGATAGAAAAGAATGAATATTTCTTAGCATTATTATATTCATTAGGAACTGTTAGCTTATCACTTATTGGTATTTATATAGGCTATTATTTAGCTAAATTATTTTAA